Genomic DNA from Dermochelys coriacea isolate rDerCor1 chromosome 27, rDerCor1.pri.v4, whole genome shotgun sequence:
agcacttagaggagaggaaagtgatcaggaatagtcagcatggattcaccaagggaaggtcatgcctgactaatctaatcgccttttatgatgagattactggttctgtggatgaagggaaagcagtggatgtattgtttcttgactttagcaaagcttttgacacggtctcccacagcattcttgtcagcaagataaggaagtatgggctggatgaatgcactataaggtgggtagaaagctggctagattgtcgggctcaacgggtagtgatcaatggctccatgtctagttggcagccggtgtcaagtggagtgccccaggggtcggtcctggggcccgttttgttcaatatcttcataaatgatctggaggatggtgtggattgcactctcagcaaatttgcggatgatactaaactgggaggagtggtagatacgctggaggggagggataggatacagaaggacctagacaaattggaagattgggccaaaagaaatctaatgaggttcaataaggataagtgcagggtcctgcacttaggatggaagaatccaatgcaccgctacagactagggaccgaatggctcggcagcagttctgcggaaaaggacctaggggtgacagtggacgagaagctggacatgagtcagcagtgtgcccttgttgccaagaaggccaatggcattttgggatgtataagtaggggcatagcgagcagatcgagggacgtgatcgttcccctctattcgacactggtgaggcctcatctggagtactgtgtccagttttgggccccacactacaagaaggatgtggataaattggaaagagtacagcgaagggcaacaaaaatgattaggggtctagagcacatgacttatgaggagaggctgagggagctgggattgtttagtctgcagaagagaagaatgaggggggatttgatagctgctttcaactacctgaaagggggtttcaaagaggatggctctagactgttctcaatggtagcagatgacagaacgaggagtaatggtctcaagttgcaatgggggaggtttagattggatattaggaaaaactttttcactaagagggtggtgaaacactggaatgcgttacctagggaggtggtagaatctccttccttagaggtttttaaggtcaggcttgacaaagccctggctaggatgatttaactgggacttggtcctgctttgagcagggggtttggactagatgactttctggggtcccttccaaccctgatattctatgattctatgattctatgaatttgcATATGACACAGAAATTGGtgaagtgtaaatgagaacagggcagtgatacagagcgatctggatttcatggtaaactgggcccattcaaacagaTGCACTTTAATACAACCAAATATAAAGTTgcacatctagaaacaaagaatgcaggtgacacctacagaatgggggactatCCTGGCatgcagtgactttgaaaaggcCTTCAGGTTTTATAGTAGGCAAGTAACTGAACGCAAACTCGCAGTGCAATactgtgaccaaaagggctaaCGTGACCCTCCAGATGGATAAATGGGAGTAGGGAGGTAATTTTATCTCTGTGTAGGACATTGATGAAACCGATAGTGAAACACTGTCCAGTTGTGGTGTCCACATTCTATAAAGGTTTTTGAAAACTTGATGGGAGTACAGAAAAGAGgccaaaaaaaatatttggtggCTGGAGAagatgccttacagtgagagatttaaaGCTCAATCTGtgtagtttatcaaaaagaagatggaGAGGGAACTAGatcacagtgtataagtaccatcacagggagaaaataccaggtactctGAAGGGTTCTTTAATGCACTGGAGACAGGCAgaacaagaatcaatggctggaagctgaagccagacattcaaattagaaattaggcgcacatttttaacactgagtgTGATTAACATTGGAACAAACCACCAAGTGAAGTGGAGGATTCTCCACTCTTGATGTCTCTAGtctaaatcaagactggaggCCTTTCTGGAAAAGATGATTCATCCCACACATGTtgttgggctcaatacagggataTTTAATGGACTGTGACaaacaagaggtcagactagatcagtggttctcaaacttttgtactggtgatccctttcacacagcaagcctatgaGTGCACCCCCCcgattaaattaaaaacactttttaatatatttaacaccattataaatgctggaggcaaagcggggtttgggatggaggctaacagctcatgaccccccccccacctgtaataacctcgtgaccccctgaggggtcctgacaccccagtttgagaactcctggactaAATAAtctaatgattccttctggccttaaactctgtgattcTATTTAATCTAATGCCATTGAGTTCTGTGTAGGATTAAGCTACGTTGGACACGGTCAGATGCTGTCTTAATGTTTGTTCATTGTGATATTTCACTGTAGAAAGCTGCTTGTCATAAGCACTATCACTATATGGCAAGTGGTTAGTTTTTAGTCTCAGTTGTTGGTGTTAATTGAGGTGGTGGTGTCTGAATGCACTCACCTGTCCAGCAAGAGCACTGACCTGTGGTTGTCAGTGATCTCACAAGGCTCCATAACAAGTGAACAACATGGGCTCTCGAGTGTATCAGTTTAAGTTCATTTACTTTCTCTTTAATGTCTTAACaggacaacaacaaaaagcaggttgaaatatatttatctccaaatatatatatatatatatatgtatatatttatataatatataatcttAGTTAACTCAAAGATATATACACTGTATAATAAATAATGCTTATAAAAAGAGAattttctgaatataaaatttaaaaaatcaacaacCTCTACAACTTTGTACAAACTTTGGATACAGCAGGTTGATGGGAAGGATTTTCCAGTCAGTGCTAGAATACTGGGCTacagaaaaaataattacaagGCAATAAAtgtgctatttatttattaaatacctTTTTTTCTTGATTAAAAAAGCAAGGAATTTTGTTTCAAGTCAGGTACTTGAAGTATTAGCAACATCCCTACAAGTGGTGGAGTCGAGTAGGGAGCGGCGAGGCTGGGTGTGGTAAGGGAAAGCCAGCCAGTGTTCGCATACACTAGCAGTGGAGACAGGAATGGCATCGGGCTGTGGTAGTGGCCAGCCGGAGAAGCAGCTGCAAGGGAAATAGCTGGAGAACCCACCAGATCAAGCGAGAGCTAGAGACTTGCAGGGGAAGGTGTGGGTGTGATGAAACCATTGCTGGCCATGCTCGGTTCTGAGAGTGGCAGCAGGGTACGAGTTCCTtgacagggaaaggaggaagtcTACAGTTTCCTGTGTTTCACTGTTAAATCCATTTCTGCTTAAACCCGGTGTTAAAAGTTAAACCAACCCTGCACAGCTGCTGTGCCAATGCACTTCTATCTCGACCTGACACACCACGTGTTCCCAGTTGTGAATCCGTTACAAACCTCTTCCAATacatctcagtcctgacctgtGTCCCCCTCCCTTGCCAGAACAGATTGCCTGCCATGTTGACGCTTGTCAAACAGAGTGGAACTAGAGAAAAATCAGTAGCTATGTGACCTAAAATGGGTATGGAATGTCTAAGCCATTGAGCTGCCTTGTTCTCGCCTGGGAGACATTGATGAGGTTTGGAGAGCACATGGCGGAGTCTCTCGTACAGGAGCTAGACTCCAGCTTGCTCAGTTTGGTGGTGGTATTCATGAAGGGAATGCCTGCCTCGATATACATCACGGCACAGCTTATTGGGTACATTGTGGTCTTCGGCGCCATCCTGTGATGCATGAAGCCGCTGTGTGAGGAATGATGCTCCCAGGCTCAATGAGACACTGGCCCCCTGCTCTGGCCTACCGCCCCCTCCGTTGATTACTTGCAGGTGTGGACGTCGTAGGCGCGGAGGCATTCCTGGCAGCGCACGTAGCAGCACCAGTGGAAGAGGCAGTGGCACTTCTCTTTCCGCTTCTCCATCCTGGTGTTGTGGCCACGCCCACAGCACAGCAAGGCGCATCCGTCGATCCCGTGGGAGGTGACGTTGCATGTTCTGTCCCTGGTCCCAAAGGAGCCGGTCTCGGGGTTGGGCTCGCAGAAATTGGGGGAATTCTCATAGTATACCAGGTCTCGCTCGGTTGGGGGCTTGAAGAGGGCATACTTGGCCCTTAGGGTTTCCACCCAGCCCCGGGACTCGCGGTGCTTCTCCACCACCATCTCAGAGGCGCTATCGTACTTGTCCTTCAGGTAGTCACCAATTGCCCGAAAATCTGGCTGTGCCCACCAGCAGGTCTTCACCTCACAACTTCCTGAGAGGCCGTGACACTTGCACTTCAGGTGCATGTGATCCAGAATCGTCTGTCCAGAAGACAATAAGTAGACAGTCAGCCTGGAAGCTCAAGCCCCACCTGCTTGGTTTCAAATTGCTCTTTTGAGGTTGCATGGATTTAGCCCAACTCTCATCTGAGCCTGGACTGAAACCTGCACATGTCTGATTTCTAAATGGCCTCTGCAATATTGCTGAGACCATGGAACCATCACTGCACAATGGCTGCGTCAAGGAGCAAGGGTTTGGACTTAAGGCACAGAGTGGGAGGCAGGAAGCATGAATTCTAATCACAGCTTTGCAATAGGAACATAGGACttgggtcatcaagtccagttccctgctaCTACAGGCAACCCCATCATATGATCTCGTTCATAAATGTACCAAGATCCACCCTAAAACCAGGTAGGTTTCTTGTCCCTGCTACACTCGTTAGGTGGCTATTCCAGAGCCTCAATCCTCTGTGAGCCTAACAGACTTGCTGCATGTCCTCAGACAAGTCATGTAGGATAAAACTCTCCAGCTGACCCCAGTCTGGGTTGCCCAGCTTGAGATGCTCTCACCCTGCTTTCCAGAAGCCTCAAGCACCAGCACCTCCccttgacttcaactggagttgcagGTACTCAACCTCTGAAAATTGGGACCTACTTGAAAAATGTTGCTTAAGCCTCTCTGTTTCCTCAGCCATAAGGTGTAGATAACATCAATCCCCGATTCTGAGACGTGTAAAATGTAGTCTTTAAAGCTCAGGATTAAATCCCACTATCACAAAATCCTGGTTTAGATTTATCTGAACTATCCTAGACGAGACAGCTTTGCTTTTGACATTTAAAGGTTGagggaacaaaaatattttctatcgGACAAGCAGAAGTAACCACATTAAATATCTGGCCAAATATGAACATTGAAGACTCTGTACATCAGCGATGTTTGGCAGAATAGAGACTGTTAAGTGATGATTCCTGAATGCCTCTCTGCTGGCTAAAAATCCAATCCCACCTAGAGAGAAAGTAGCACAATTCTAATCTCCATTTATCTGGGGCCTTCCacccaagtgctttacaaacactcaAGGATTTAGACTCATGCCCCTCCTATTAATCCTTTTATacacttggggaaactgaggcacagagcaggtaaTTGACTTGCTCAATGCCAAGTAGAGAGTctctgggagagctgggaatagaatagTCCTGATTCCGTGTGCCACATCTTAACTAACATGACAATTCTTTGTTCTTGTGCACTCAGTCTGTCAGCCTGGCACAGAAAGGGATGGGGGCTTGTCATTCTAAGGATTGGTCTCTGCAAGAAACTTTCACTGGGCAAGACCAGCTGCAAAGAAATCACCTCAGCGTGAAGTAGAAAATCAGGGTTATCTGTTAAAATCCCTAGGCCTTTGATTTGGGGATGTATTGCCAGTTTCTTGAGAGTAAAAGATTTGAGAGTTAGAGAGAGGAGTTAAAGAGAACCAAGCATTCCCACATGCAGGCAGGGAGAGTAACTCCTTCGCTTTGTGTGTTTTTAATGGTTTAGACTACAGCTGGGCAAAATAATCAAAAACACCCCAACCCATAATAAATAACCTATGTGAGTAATGTTGCCTATTTGAAAAGGGCCTGTGAAGAGTGCAGTTATTCACTAGTTGAAGTTACTCACCAAAATATCTGTTTAGAGTTCTTAGATTGTAGCAAGGTGTATCTTAATCTAGATTTCTCCTGCAAGTGAAGAGCTGCAAACCCTGGCtggcttccccctcccactccctacaCTACAACCCCCTGCCAAAATGGGGAGCATGGAAAGTACACAAGCTGGAGATCACTGTGCTTCACAGGTTAGTCTTAGGAGTTAATAAGGTCCCTTGCATCTTATCTGCTACTGTGGCCAACACTGTCTTAGTGGAAGGCTGTCATCTAGGAGCATGGGTACGTCAGTGGAGTAGGGAATGGGTTTCGGGTGGCGAGCTGTGCCAAGTGCATTACCACCCTGGTTTTAATCTGCCCCAGCCTGAACAAAGAGAGACGTTGGGTCAGTATGTGGAGATGCTCGGCTGTTACACTAGGGCTGCCTGCCTGGCAGGGTTCAGTCATGGCTGTAAGTGCAGCCAGGGCCTGATCCGCCTTCTgttaataggagtctttccatttccTTAGTGGGAGTTGAATCAGGCCATCTGCAAATGCCAGGGGACTACAGTATGTGCCGGTTTTGTGAcagaggagggtgggaggggaaggcactCACCGTTCTGCCTGCTTCATTATTGTGTCTGTTCATGGCTGATCGGGCATCCGGACGGTTCTCTCGGGCATCTGCAAACTCCCGGGAAACCAGAACGCCAAAGTCAGCATCCTCACTGCAGCCCCCCCATTTCCAGCCATCGCCTGGGGGTCCCTTGTGGTGTGAGTCGCAGCCGCAGATGGTGGAGGTGCCCTCAGCACAGGAGCGGGTGACAGCGAAGGCCACGCCGGCTGAAGCAATGGCATGGACAAAGGCGGACTCTCGCGTAGCTGTGAAGAGACAGGatttctgtttgccagaggctgggaatgggcgatgggatggatcacttgatcattccctgttctgttcattccctctggggcacctggcactggccattgtcggaagacaggatactgagctagatgggcctttggtctgacccagtacggtcGCTTTTATGTTCAAGTCCATGGGATTATGTGCTAGGTTAATGTTTAgctgcttcccttccccaggtACCCACCAACTTCTgtgaatct
This window encodes:
- the WNT3 gene encoding proto-oncogene Wnt-3; protein product: MDYHLLGLILSFLFSGTKVLAGYPIWWSLALGQQYSSLGSQPILCGSIPGLVPKQLRFCRNYIEIMPSVAEGVKLGIQECQHQFRGRRWNCTTIDDSLAIFGPVLDKATRESAFVHAIASAGVAFAVTRSCAEGTSTICGCDSHHKGPPGDGWKWGGCSEDADFGVLVSREFADARENRPDARSAMNRHNNEAGRTTILDHMHLKCKCHGLSGSCEVKTCWWAQPDFRAIGDYLKDKYDSASEMVVEKHRESRGWVETLRAKYALFKPPTERDLVYYENSPNFCEPNPETGSFGTRDRTCNVTSHGIDGCALLCCGRGHNTRMEKRKEKCHCLFHWCCYVRCQECLRAYDVHTCK